Proteins from a single region of Meles meles chromosome 10, mMelMel3.1 paternal haplotype, whole genome shotgun sequence:
- the KMT2E gene encoding inactive histone-lysine N-methyltransferase 2E isoform X2: MSIVIPLGVDTAETSYLEMAAGSEPESVEASPVVVEKSNSYPHQLYTSSSHHSHSYIGLPYADHNYGARPPPTPPASPPPSVLISKNEVGIFATPNFDETSSATTISTSEDGSYGTDVTRCICGFTHDDGYMICCDKCSVWQHIDCMGIDRQHIPDTYLCERCQPRSLDKERAVLLQRRKRENMSDGDTSATESGDEVPVELYTAFQHTPTSITLTASRVSKVNDKRRKKSGEKEQNISKCKKGSAPEIDPSSDGSNFGWETKIKAWMDRYEEANSNQYSEGVQREAQRIALRLGNGNDKKEINKSDLNTNNLLFKPPVESHIQKNKKILKSAKDLPPDALIIEYRGKFMLREQFEANGYFFKRPYPFVLFYSKFHGLEMCVDARTFGNEARFIRRSCTPNAEVRHEIEDGTIHLYIYSIQSIPKGTEITIAFDFDYGNCKYKVDCACLKENPECPVLKRSSESMENINSGYETRRKKGKKEKDISKEKDTQNQNITLDCEGTTNKMKSPETKQRKLSPLRLSVSNNQEPDFIDDIEEKTPISNEVEMESEEQIAERKRKMTREERKMEAILQAFARLEKREKRREQALERISTAKTEVKTECKDAQIVSDAEVIQEQAKEETASKPTPAKVNRTKQRKSFSRSRTHIGQQRRRHRTVSMCSDIQPSSPDIEVTSQQNDIENTVLAIEPETETALAELIPETEVPALTKCPAKYPKTKKHLVNEWLSEKNEKTGKPSDSLSERPLRITTDPEVLATQLNSLPGLAYSPHVYSTPKHYIRFTSPFLSEKRRRKEPTENISGSCKKRWLKQALEEENSAILHRFNSPCQERSRSPTVNGESKSPLLLNDSCSLPDLTTPLKKRRLYQLLDSAYSETSTPTPSPYATPTHTDITPTDPSFATPPRVKSDDEACRNGYKPIYSPVTPVTPGTPGNTMHFENISSPESSPEIKRRTYNQEGYDRSSTLLTLGPFRNSNLTDLGLQEIKTIGYTSPRSRTEVNRQCPGEKESVSDLQLGLEAIEQTALHKTMEPPTHDRTDPNSQLESAHSGRGTMYSSWVKSPDRTGVNFSVNSNLRDLTPSHQLEVGGGFRISESKCLMQDDTRGIFMETPVFCTSEDGLVSGFGRTVNDNLIDGSCTPQNPPQKKKVSLLEYRKRQREARKSGSKAEHFPLVSVAPHSSGNSSNSGDGCGNRSESGEQLESTASLPLPTPATVYSATSEETSNNCPVKEASASEKNDPEVQWTASTSVEQVRERSYQRALLLSDHRKDKDSGGESPCVPCSPSHVPSSPSSHSNHIPQLQPRGPVPPFSELLEDPDPENPEPVTTSECPSPDTSQNTCKSPSKMSKPASPGPVPPVQPHGKIATKSESHWEAAAAASEVENGVHLKAELPQKQLLNSTQALPKNPPSQPLARSSAEQLAQKLPSAPVKLHCPPSPHVENPPKSSTPHPPVQHGYLSPKPPSQQLGSPYRPHHAQSPQVGTPQREPQRNFYPAAQTLPASTPAAPSGALFTQTPSGQSSATYTQFTAPSLSSTAPPPPPPPPPSSSSYYQNQQPSANFQNYNQLKGSLSQQTVFASGPNPALPGGGSQQPPPGHHVTPGHFLPSPNPPLHHQTAAAAGVPPPPPPPPAPGPHLVQQPSSHQQHSVAHVVGPVHAVTPGSHIHSQTAGHHLPPPPPPPGPAPHHHPPPHPSTGLQGLPAQHQHVVSSAPPPPPPPPPSSVLASGHHTTSAQALHHPPPQGPPLFPASAHPAVPPYPSQATHHTTLGPGPQHQPSGTGPHCPLPVAGPHLQPQGPNSIPTPTASGFCPHPGSVALPHGVQGPQQASPVPGQIPIHRAQVPPTFQNNYHGSGWH; the protein is encoded by the exons gAGTTTGGATAAAGAGAGGGCAGTGCTACTACAACGCCGGAAAAGGGAGAATATGTCAG ATGGTGATACCAGTGCAACTGAGAGTGGGGATGAGGTTCCTGTGGAATTATATACTGCATTTCAGCACACCCCAACATCGATTACTCTGACTGCTTCGAGAGTTTCCAAGGTTaatgataaaagaaggaaaaaaagtggggagaaagaacaaaatatttcaaagtgtaaaaaa GGTTCAGCTCCAGAGATCGATCCTTCATCTGATGGTTCAAATTTTGGATGGGAGACAAAAATCAAAGCGTGGATGGATCGCTATGAAGAGGCAAACAGTAACCAGTATAGTGAGGGTGTTCAGAGGGAGGCACAAAGAATAGCTCTGAGATTAGGCAATggaaatgacaaaaaagaaataaataaatcagatttgAATACCAACAATTTGCTCTTCAAGCCTCCTGTGGAG agccatatacaaaaaaataagaaaattctgaAATCCGCAAAAGATTTACCTCCTGATGCACTTATCATTGAGTACAGAGGGAAGTTTATGCTAAGAGAACAGTTTGAAGCAAATGGATATTTCTTTAAGAG accatatccttttgttttgttttattctaaattTCACGGGCTAGAAATGTGTGTTGATGCAAGGACTTTTGGGAATGAGGCTCGGTTCATCAGGCGTTCTTGCACACCCAATGCAGAG GTGAGGCATGAGATTGAAGATGGAACCATACATCTTTACATTTATTCTATACAGAGTATTCCAAAGGGAACTGAAATAACTATTGCCTTTGATTTTGACTATGGGAATTG TAAGTACAAGGTGGACTGCGCATGCCTCAAAGAAAATCCAGAGTGCCCTGTTCTAAAACGTAGTTCTGAATCCATGGAAAACATCAACAGCGGTTATGAgaccagaaggaaaaaaggaaaaaaagaaaaggatatttcaaaagaaaaagatacacaaaatcaGAATATTACTTTGGATTGTGAAGGAACAACCAACAAAATGAAGAGCCCAGAAACCAAACAGAGAAAGCTTTCTCCACTGAGGCTATCAGTATCAAATAATCAG GAACCAGATTTCATTGATGATATCGAAGAAAAAACTCCCATTAGCAATGAAGTAGAAATGGAATCAGAGGAGCAGAttgcagaaaggaaaaggaagatg acaagagaagaaaggaaaatggaagcaaTTCTGCAAGCTTTTGCCAGACTTGAAAAacgagagaaaagaagagaacaagCTTTGGAAAGGATCAGCACAGCCAAAACTGAAGTTAAAACGGAATGTAAAGATGCACAGATTGTCAGCGATGCTGAAGTTATTCAG GAACAAGCAAAAGAAGAAACTGCTAGCAAGCCAACCCCTGCCAAAGTGAATAGAACTAAACAGAGAAAAAGTTTTTCTCGGAGTCGGACTCACATTGGACAGCAGCGTCGGAGACACAGGACTGTCAGCATGTGCTCAGATATCCAGCCATCTTCTCCGGATATAGAAGTCACTTCGCAACAGAACGATATTGAAAATACTGTACTTGCGATAGAACCGGAAACTGAAACTGCACTAGCAGAACTAATTCCCGAAACTGAAGTCCCAGCACTTACTAAATGTCCCGCGAAGTATCCTAAAACTAAGAAG cacTTGGTCAATGAATGGTTAAGTGAGAAGAATGAGAAGACAGGAAAACCTTCAGACAGCCTTTCAGAAAGGCCTCTGCGCATAACTACGGATCCGGAGGTGTTAGCTACCCAGCTCAATTCCTTACCAGGCCTGGCCTACAGTCCGCATGTGTACTCTACTCCTAAGCACTATATTCGATTTACTTCACCATTCCTAtcagaaaaaaggagaagaaaagaacctACTGAAAACATTTCAGGCTCATGCAAGAAG CGATGGTTGAAACAAGCCTTAGAAGAGGAAAACTCAGCAATTTTACATAGATTTAATTCACCCTGTCAAGAAAGATCCAGAAGTCCTACAGTCAATGGTGAAAGTAAAAGTCCACTACTACTAAATGATAGCTGTTCCCTTCCAG ATCTAACTACACCACTAAAAAAACGAAGACTTTATCAGTTGCTAGATTCTGCTTACTCTGAAACCTCCACACCTACTCCTTCACCGTATGCTACACCGACTCACACAGATATTACTCCCACGGACCCATCATTTGCCACTCCTCCACGGGTAAAATCAGATGATGAAGCCTGCAGAAATGGTTATAAGCCCATATATTCACCAGTTACCCCAGTAACTCCTGGCACACCAGGAAATACCATGCACTTTGAG AATATTTCTTCCCCAGAAAGTTCTCCAGAAATTAAGAGACGCACTTATAATCAAGAG GGATATGACCGATCTTCAACCTTGTTAACATTGGGGCCTTTTAGAAATTCTAATTTAACTGACCTTGGTCTGCAAGAAATAAAGACTATTGGTTATACCAGCCCTCGCAGTAGGACTGAAGTCAACAGGCAGTGCCCTGGAGAAAAGGAATCTGTGTCAGACCTTCAACTGGGACTCGAGGCAATCGAGCAAACTGCCTTACATAAAACCATGGAACCACCTACACATGACAGGACTGATCCTAACAGCCAACTGGAATCTGCTCACTCTGGACGGGGCACAATGTATTCTTCCTGGGTAAAGAGTCCTGACAGAACAGGAGTTAACTTCTCAGTAAACTCTAATTTGAGGGACCTGACACCCTCACATCAGTTGGAGGTTGGAGGAGGCTTCCGAATAAGTGAGTCAAAATGCCTGATGCAGGATGATACTAGAGGCATATTTATGGAAACACCTGTGTTTTGTACTTCAGAAGATGGGCTTGTTTCTGGTTTCGGACGGACTGTTAATGACAATTTGATCGACGGAAGTTGCACACCCCAGAATCCACCACAAAAGAAAAAG GTCTCTCTATTAGAATACCGTAAAAGACAGCGGGAAGCCAGGAAGAGTGGCTCGAAAGCCGAGCACTTTCCACTGGTTAGTGTGGCACCTCACTCAAGCGGCAACTCGAGCAACAGTGGTGACGGGTGTGGCAACAGGAGCGAAAGCGGGGAGCAGCTAGAAAGCACTGCTAGCCTGCCATTACCAACACCAGCTACCGTTTATAGTGCTACTTCAGAAGAAACCAGCAATAACTGTCCTGTTAAGGAAGCTTCTGCCAGTGAGAAGAACGACCCGGAAGTTCAATG GACTGCTTCAACCTCAGTGGAGCAAGTGAGAGAAAGGAGTTACCAGAGAGCACTACTTCTCAGTGATCACCGAAAAGATAAAGACAGTG GGGGAGAGTCACCATGTGTTCCATGTTCACCGAGTCATGTTCCGTCTTCACCTTCATCTCATTCAAATCACATTCCCCAGTTGCAACCCAGGGGCCCAGTCCCTCCTTTCAGTGAACTTTTGGAAG ATCCTGACCCTGAAAATCCAGAGCCCGTGACTACAAGTGAATGTCCATCCCCAGACACCTCTCAAAACACGTGTAAAAGCCCTTCAAAAATGAGCAAG CCCGCATCCCCAGGACCCGTACCTCCTGTTCAGCCGCATGGGAAAATAGCCACAAAGTCCGAGTCCCACTGGGAGGCCGCAGCCGCCGCGTCGGAGGTGGAGAACGGGGTGCACCTGAAAGCAGAGCTCCCCCAGAAGCAGCTGTTAAACAGCACCCAAGCACTTCCAAAGAACCCTCCTTCTCAGCCGCTCGCTCGAAGCTCCGCTGAGCAACTTGCACAGAAGCTGCCCTCGGCGCCGGTCAAGTTGCACTGTCCTCCGTCCCCTCACGTAGAAAATCCTCCCAAGTCCTCGACACCCCACCCGCCTGTGCAGCATGGGTATCTCTCACCAAAGCCCCCTTCCCAGCAGCTAGGCTCGCCCTACAGGCCTCATCATGCACAGTCGCCTCAAGTGGGAACACCTCAGCGAGAGCCTCAGAGAAATTTCTACCCAGCCGCACAGACCCTTCCGGCCAGTACTCCGGCGGCCCCGTCGGGAGCACTGTTCACGCAGACGCCCTCAGGACAATCTTCGGCGACCTATACTCAGTTCACCGCCCCCAGTCTGAGCAGCACTGCAccgccccctccgcccccaccGCCCCCTTCTTCCTCGTCTTACTATCAGAACCAGCAGCCCTCTGCCAACTTTCAGAATTATAATCAGCTTAAAGGTAGTCTTTCCCAACAGACTGTGTTTGCGTCAGGACCAAATCCAGCACTTCCGGGCGGCGGCAGCCAGCAGCCCCCTCCAGGCCACCACGTCACTCCGGGGCATTTCTTGCCTTCTCCGAACCCTCCTCTTCACCATcaaactgctgctgctgctggggtgccccccccgccccccccaccaccggccCCAGGGCCACACCTCGTGCAGCAGCCCAGCTCCCATCAGCAACACTCTGTCGCTCACGTCGTAGGGCCTGTTCACGCGGTCACCCCCGGGTCCCACATTCATTCTCAGACTGCTGGACACCATTTGCCACCACCCCCGCCACCTCCCGGTCCTGCCCCTCATCACCACCcgccaccccatccttccacgGGACTCCAAGGTCTACCAGCACAACACCAGCATGTGGTCAGTTcggcaccccccccacccccgccgccgccACCTTCCAGTGTCTTGGCTTCCGGGCACCATACCACCTCTGCTCAAGCCTTACACCATCCACCTCCTCAAGGACCTCCACTCTTCCCTGCAAGTGCTCATCCAGCCGTACCACCGTATCCCTCCCAAGCCACACATCACACCACTCTGGGACCGGGACCCCAACACCAGCCTTCTGGAACAGGGCCACATTGTCCATTACCAGTCGCAGGTCCTCATCTCCAGCCCCAAGGACCAAACAGTATTCCAACACCTACTGCTTCAGGGTTCTGTCCTCACCCTGGCTCTGTGGCCCTGCCACATGGGGTTCAAGGACCTCAGCAGGCATCTCCAGTGCCTGGACAGATTCCAATTCACAGAGCACAGGTGCCACCAACATTTCAGAACAATTACCATGGTTCGGGGTGGCATTAA